In the Theobroma cacao cultivar B97-61/B2 chromosome 1, Criollo_cocoa_genome_V2, whole genome shotgun sequence genome, one interval contains:
- the LOC18613826 gene encoding transcription factor MYB86: MGRHSCCYKQKLRKGLWSPEEDEKLLRHITKYGHGCWSSVPKQAGLQRCGKSCRLRWINYLRPDLKRGTFSQEEENLIIELHAVLGNRWSQIAAQLPGRTDNEIKNLWNSCLKKKLRQRGIDPVTHKPLSEVENGEDKSQQTNSRDKASGASSELNLNTDNLKPGVTLHEQRPTSVTAHGYQLEMEGSPSSKTMNSSNNNSNNNNLMTSTASKDFFLDRFAATHHESTTTNSQPSDLVGHLPIQQLNYASNARLSSTSNPTLWFTQTSKAFDINSEFSSSAMSTLLPPLTSSFLSAPVGFKPSVSVSSDSPSMPSFTVNGSRYWETGASANNSNSSSSTELQSNSSFFENSFSWGLADCSTSEKEAPIPLMESQAEEIKWPEYLNNPLLVAAALQNQTPQSLYNIEIKSETHFLTNSSNSMWPHSQQQQEPLQNSDMCAKDIQRLTATYGHI, translated from the exons ATGGGGAGGCACTCTTGCTGTTACAAGCAGAAACTGAGGAAAGGTCTTTGGTCccctgaagaagatgagaagcTCTTGAGGCATATTACAAAGTACGGCCATGGCTGCTGGAGCTCTGTCCCTAAGCAAGCTG GTCTGCAGAGGTGTGGAAAGAGCTGCAGGTTAAGGTGGATTAATTACTTGAGGCCTGATTTAAAGAGAGGCACATTCTCTCAGGAAGAAGAAAACCTCATAATTGAACTTCATGCAGTTTTGGGTAATAG GTGGTCCCAAATCGCTGCACAATTGCCAGGAAGAACCgacaatgaaattaaaaatctgTGGAACTCTTGCTTAAAGAAGAAGCTTAGGCAGAGAGGCATTGACCCTGTCACACACAAACCGCTCTCAGAGGTTGAAAATGGAGAAGACAAGAGTCAACAGACGAACAGCCGGGATAAGGCCTCCGGGGCATCTAGTGAATTGAACCTCAACACCGACAATCTTAAACCTGGAGTAACTTTACATGAACAAAGACCAACGTCAGTTACTGCACATGGTTACCAATTGGAAATGGAAGGCTCTCCCAGCTCCAAGACAATGAACAGCAGcaataacaatagcaacaacaacaatttGATGACATCCACAGCCAGCAAAGACTTCTTTCTGGATAGATTTGCAGCCACTCACCATGAAAGCACAACCACAAACAGCCAGCCTTCTGATTTAGTGGGGCATCTTCCAATTCAACAATTGAACTATGCATCCAATGCCAGGCTCTCATCTACCTCAAATCCTACTCTCTGGTTCACGCAAACTAGCAAGGCTTTCGATATCAATTCTGAATTTTCCTCAAGCGCGATGTCTACCCTTCTCCCACCATTGACAAGTTCATTTCTCTCTGCTCCTGTGGGATTCAAGCCTTCTGTCTCCGTTTCCTCTGATAGCCCTTCGATGCCCTCGTTTACTGTTAATGGATCCCGCTACTGGGAAACCGGTGCCTCCGCCAATAACAGtaacagcagcagcagcacTGAGCTGCAAAGCAACAGTTCCTTCTTTGAGAATAGTTTCTCCTGGGGGTTGGCAGATTGTAGCACATCAGAGAAAGAGGCTCCAATCCCTCTAATGGAAAGCCAAGCAGAAGAAATCAAGTGGCCAGAATATCTCAATAACCCATTATTAGTGGCGGCTGCTTTGCAAAATCAAACTCCACAATCCTTATACAACATTGAGATAAAATCAGAAACACATTTCCTGACTAATAGTTCAAACAGTATGTGGCCCCATAGCCAACAGCAGCAAGAACCCTTACAAAATTCCGATATGTGTGCTAAGGATATCCAGAGACTTACGGCAACTTATggacatatttag